From the genome of Terriglobia bacterium, one region includes:
- a CDS encoding NADPH:quinone oxidoreductase family protein, protein MRAVLCTAFEGIKSLIIGETSEPRPKPDEVLIDVHAASVSYMDYLMISGGYQMRPTLPYVPGTDAAGLVVVVGSQVDRFRPGDRVACEGWYGGFAEQMVAKASRTSRLPDNVDFIVGSTVLHIYLTAYYALVDRARVEPGETVLVTGASGGVGLACVELAHLLGARVIGAVGSAAKASIVRDYGAEAVIDYSKDDVRDRVKVLTTGEGLDVCIDNVGGELFGTLARLMRWNGRLLPIGFAGGEVPSLPMNLPLVKNYSIVGVFTGAWADRFPDQSSRAADKLLQWVSEGKLRPRIDRVLPLERAAEAMSAIEKRSVAGRIVLMVR, encoded by the coding sequence ATGCGCGCCGTCCTTTGCACAGCGTTCGAAGGGATCAAGTCCCTGATCATTGGCGAGACCTCCGAGCCGCGCCCAAAGCCTGACGAAGTGCTGATCGATGTGCACGCGGCCTCGGTAAGCTACATGGACTATCTGATGATCTCGGGGGGCTACCAAATGCGGCCGACCCTCCCTTATGTGCCGGGGACGGATGCTGCCGGGTTGGTTGTGGTCGTCGGCAGTCAGGTCGATCGATTTCGTCCGGGCGATCGCGTTGCTTGTGAAGGATGGTATGGCGGCTTCGCAGAGCAAATGGTTGCGAAGGCCAGCCGAACGAGTCGCCTGCCCGACAACGTTGATTTTATTGTAGGTTCGACGGTGTTGCATATTTATTTGACGGCCTACTACGCGCTGGTGGACCGCGCCCGAGTTGAACCGGGCGAAACTGTCCTGGTAACAGGCGCATCCGGTGGAGTCGGTCTTGCCTGTGTCGAGCTGGCCCACTTGCTCGGTGCCCGCGTCATTGGTGCTGTAGGCAGCGCCGCCAAAGCATCGATAGTCCGCGACTACGGAGCCGAGGCGGTCATAGATTATTCCAAAGATGATGTGCGTGATCGAGTCAAAGTGCTGACCACAGGCGAAGGACTTGACGTCTGCATCGACAATGTGGGTGGCGAACTGTTTGGGACATTGGCTCGGCTCATGCGGTGGAATGGAAGGCTATTGCCGATCGGCTTTGCCGGTGGAGAGGTGCCGTCTCTTCCCATGAATCTACCCCTGGTGAAGAACTATTCGATAGTTGGCGTCTTCACCGGCGCTTGGGCAGACCGCTTTCCGGATCAGAGTTCACGCGCTGCAGACAAGCTCTTGCAATGGGTCAGCGAAGGAAAGCTTCGGCCGCGCATTGATCGCGTGCTGCCTCTGGAGCGGGCGGCCGAGGCGATGAGTGCGATCGAAAAGCGGTCGGTCGCAGGCCGAATTGTACTTATGGTGAGGTGA